The following proteins are co-located in the Nitrospirota bacterium genome:
- a CDS encoding DUF393 domain-containing protein, with translation MLRHLPGGTIVFLKPHYDGPVLARIRWMGRAMDRQDGMRQPERTLIYDGNCRLCVAAKAGLERSGDAHTVRFIPYQSEEAACHLGADYKPGRPDVAFLVERDGRISRGLDAFLPLLPGIRGGRFWLALLKIPLARPLALLIYRVVARYRYQLFGQVSSRDI, from the coding sequence ATGCTGCGCCACTTGCCCGGTGGTACAATAGTTTTTCTAAAACCTCATTATGATGGACCGGTGTTAGCGCGAATACGCTGGATGGGGAGGGCCATGGATCGGCAGGATGGTATGCGCCAGCCGGAGCGGACCCTGATCTATGACGGGAACTGCCGCCTCTGCGTGGCCGCGAAAGCCGGCCTGGAACGGTCGGGCGATGCGCACACGGTTCGCTTCATCCCGTATCAAAGTGAGGAGGCGGCCTGTCATCTCGGCGCCGACTATAAGCCGGGCCGGCCGGATGTGGCTTTTCTGGTCGAACGGGACGGTCGGATCAGCCGGGGGTTGGATGCCTTCTTACCGCTTCTGCCCGGCATCCGAGGGGGGCGTTTCTGGCTGGCCTTGCTCAAGATTCCGCTCGCGCGCCCCCTGGCGTTGCTCATCTACCGTGTCGTGGCCCGCTACCGGTACCAACTCTTCGGTCAGGTTTCTTCCAGGGACATCTAG
- a CDS encoding cobalamin-binding protein — MALKRRQQGILTGMPFMANLASRTFVDDLGRKLYLAKPPIRVVSLAPSMTEILYSLGLDEEIVGVTDYCDYPPQARAKPKVGYSNPNLESIVALRPDLVLAPSTFLRADVLAKLEQLKIPTFILEAKAIEEIPSHVQTIGRMMDRAPAGDRVATEMRRQIAAIRTKVGERPRLRVLYVLNSQPLITVGPGSFIHQMIELAGGVNVAGRALVPYPRLSLEEVLREDPEVLIFPVGGAESVPESEQQQWRRWTTLSAVKHQRFHQIAADLLNRPGPRIAQGLEALARIIHPEAFDQRSGP; from the coding sequence ATGGCTCTGAAGCGGCGGCAGCAAGGCATCCTCACAGGCATGCCGTTCATGGCCAACCTGGCCTCGCGGACCTTTGTGGACGATCTGGGCCGCAAGTTGTACCTGGCCAAGCCGCCCATCCGAGTGGTCTCGCTGGCGCCCAGCATGACGGAAATCCTCTACAGCCTCGGACTGGACGAGGAAATCGTGGGGGTGACCGATTATTGCGACTATCCGCCGCAGGCCCGCGCCAAGCCTAAAGTGGGATATTCGAACCCGAATCTGGAGTCCATCGTCGCGTTGAGGCCGGACCTGGTCCTGGCCCCCAGTACGTTTCTCCGGGCCGATGTCCTGGCCAAGCTCGAGCAGCTCAAAATTCCCACCTTCATTTTGGAAGCCAAGGCCATCGAGGAGATTCCCTCCCATGTCCAGACTATCGGACGGATGATGGATCGTGCCCCGGCTGGCGATCGAGTGGCCACCGAGATGCGACGACAGATCGCGGCGATCAGGACCAAGGTGGGGGAACGCCCGCGTCTGCGCGTGCTCTATGTCCTGAACAGTCAGCCGCTCATCACGGTCGGGCCGGGGAGTTTCATCCATCAGATGATCGAGCTGGCCGGCGGTGTCAATGTCGCCGGCCGCGCCCTGGTGCCATATCCGCGCCTCAGCCTGGAAGAGGTGCTGAGGGAAGACCCGGAGGTTCTGATCTTTCCCGTCGGCGGCGCCGAGAGTGTTCCCGAGAGCGAGCAGCAACAGTGGCGGCGATGGACGACACTCTCAGCCGTCAAACACCAGCGATTCCATCAGATCGCCGCCGATCTGTTGAACCGGCCTGGCCCCAGGATTGCCCAGGGATTGGAGGCATTGGCCAGAATCATCCATCCGGAGGCCTTCGACCAAAGGTCTGGGCCGTAA